In Anaerolineales bacterium, one DNA window encodes the following:
- the map gene encoding type I methionyl aminopeptidase, translated as MTADSENDIKHLKAIGKICALTLKKMMKHARPGMTTAELDDIGSEFLKKEGAKSAPQAMYKFPGATCISISPVIAHGIPGSYVLQAGDLINIDVSAELDGYFGDTGASMVVAKRIPEIEKMFEAAKSALNKAVQAAKAGAPLNGIGRTIQNEAKRKGYNVIYDLTGHGIGKSLHEDPSAIYNFHKPDDRRTLNEGLVLAIEPFLTTGRGRIVEEKDGWSLRTVDRTIAAQFEHTIIVTRNEPIILTA; from the coding sequence ATGACCGCCGACTCTGAAAACGACATCAAGCATCTGAAAGCCATCGGCAAAATTTGCGCGCTGACGTTGAAAAAAATGATGAAGCATGCCAGGCCCGGCATGACCACCGCCGAACTCGATGACATCGGAAGTGAGTTTCTAAAAAAGGAGGGTGCGAAATCCGCGCCGCAAGCCATGTATAAATTCCCCGGCGCCACCTGCATCAGCATCTCGCCCGTCATCGCGCACGGCATCCCCGGCAGTTATGTCTTGCAGGCAGGCGACCTGATCAACATCGATGTCTCCGCCGAGCTGGACGGCTACTTCGGCGACACCGGTGCTTCGATGGTCGTCGCCAAACGCATCCCCGAAATCGAGAAAATGTTCGAGGCGGCAAAATCCGCCTTGAACAAAGCCGTCCAGGCCGCGAAAGCGGGCGCGCCGCTCAACGGGATCGGCAGGACGATTCAAAATGAAGCCAAACGAAAAGGCTACAATGTCATCTATGATCTGACGGGACACGGGATCGGAAAATCCCTGCACGAGGACCCCTCCGCCATTTACAATTTCCACAAACCCGATGACCGCCGCACCCTTAACGAAGGGCTGGTGCTTGCCATCGAGCCTTTCCTCACCACCGGGCGCGGACGCATCGTCGAGGAAAAAGACGGCTGGTCCCTGCGCACAGTGGACCGCACCATCGCCGCCCAATTCGAACACACCATCATCGTCACCAGGAATGAGCCGATCATATTGACAGCATAG
- a CDS encoding trypsin-like peptidase domain-containing protein, which translates to MKTKKGILAFLMVMLAMLACQTPSFTGQVQPPAVAIETVPPSSVPVDTNVVNPAMQQEGLVLLYENVSAGTVAIFTDQGQGSGFVYDRQGHIITNYHVIEGAQTVEVRFTSGFKAYGTVIGTDRDSDIAIVKVDAPAGELFPLPLGDSDSLKVGQTVVAIGNPFGLNSTMTVGIISALGRTLDSANTSPEGNSFSAGDIIQTDAAINPGNSGGPLFNIHGEVVGVNRAIRTTNFTETGQPVNSGIGFAISINIVKRVTPVLIEKGKYDYPFMGISSINTLSLDMVNALGLTEYAGAYVTGVVPGGPAEKAGIIAGTTPTNIPGLLGGGDLIVAIDGRPTRTFDEMLSYLVANKSPNETVVLTVLRKNERVDVNITLGARP; encoded by the coding sequence ATGAAAACAAAAAAAGGCATCCTTGCTTTTCTGATGGTGATGCTTGCCATGCTGGCATGTCAGACCCCGTCTTTCACCGGGCAGGTCCAGCCCCCCGCCGTGGCGATTGAAACAGTCCCGCCCTCTTCCGTGCCCGTTGATACCAACGTGGTCAATCCCGCCATGCAGCAGGAAGGCCTCGTCCTGCTTTATGAAAATGTCAGCGCGGGAACGGTTGCGATCTTCACGGATCAGGGACAGGGATCCGGTTTTGTCTACGACAGACAGGGGCATATCATCACGAACTACCACGTGATCGAAGGTGCGCAAACTGTGGAGGTCCGTTTCACTTCGGGCTTCAAGGCATACGGAACCGTGATCGGGACGGATCGGGATTCCGACATCGCCATCGTCAAAGTGGATGCGCCGGCTGGCGAACTTTTCCCGCTCCCGCTCGGCGATTCAGACTCGCTGAAAGTTGGCCAGACCGTGGTAGCCATTGGCAACCCCTTTGGTTTGAACAGCACCATGACGGTCGGCATCATCTCCGCGCTGGGCCGCACATTGGACTCAGCCAATACCTCGCCGGAGGGCAATTCATTCAGCGCCGGTGACATCATCCAAACCGATGCGGCCATCAACCCCGGCAACTCCGGCGGTCCGCTTTTCAACATCCACGGCGAAGTGGTCGGCGTCAACCGCGCCATCCGCACCACGAATTTTACCGAGACCGGTCAACCCGTCAATTCGGGCATCGGGTTTGCGATTTCGATCAACATCGTCAAACGCGTGACCCCCGTTTTGATCGAGAAGGGAAAATATGATTATCCCTTCATGGGTATTTCATCCATCAACACCCTCAGCCTGGACATGGTCAACGCGCTTGGCTTAACGGAATATGCGGGCGCATATGTCACCGGGGTGGTGCCCGGCGGTCCCGCGGAGAAGGCGGGGATCATTGCAGGCACCACCCCCACCAACATTCCCGGCCTGCTTGGCGGCGGTGACCTGATCGTGGCCATTGACGGACGCCCAACCCGCACCTTCGACGAAATGCTCTCGTACCTTGTTGCCAACAAATCTCCCAACGAGACGGTCGTTCTGACCGTATTGCGCAAGAATGAAAGGGTGGATGTGAACATCACTCTCGGCGCAAGGCCGTAG
- a CDS encoding J domain-containing protein encodes MEYKDYYKILGVSRKAGVDDIRKAYRKLAMQYHPDKNPGDKKAEEKFKEINEAYQVLSDEQKRSRYDQLGSAYSNFRTSGGRPGDFQWDDWFQQGGQQRGHGNAEDPFAGGSFSDFFRTIFGEAVRSSARSQAAQQGYQQEAQISFQEAYEGTTRQLQTNRRKLQVRIPAGVKTGSKVRVAGAGPEGLDLYLVIQVEEDGRFERDGYDLTTTSPVSIFTLILGGETQVETPAGRVKLSIPAGTQPDQVFRLAGRGMPHLQKNNPKGDLYVKLKVQIPKYLSSRQRELIEEASRIKF; translated from the coding sequence ATGGAATACAAAGATTATTATAAGATCCTTGGCGTAAGCCGCAAAGCCGGCGTGGACGATATCCGCAAGGCGTATCGTAAACTGGCAATGCAATATCACCCGGATAAGAACCCCGGTGATAAAAAAGCCGAGGAAAAATTCAAGGAAATCAACGAGGCGTACCAGGTCTTGAGTGACGAGCAAAAGCGTTCCCGCTACGACCAGCTGGGCAGCGCCTATTCGAACTTCCGCACCAGCGGCGGCCGGCCAGGCGATTTCCAATGGGATGACTGGTTTCAGCAGGGCGGTCAACAAAGGGGCCATGGAAATGCGGAAGATCCATTTGCGGGCGGTAGCTTCTCTGATTTCTTTCGCACCATCTTTGGGGAGGCCGTGCGTTCCTCGGCGCGCAGCCAGGCCGCACAGCAGGGATATCAACAGGAAGCACAGATCAGCTTTCAGGAGGCCTACGAAGGCACAACCCGCCAGTTGCAAACGAACCGCCGCAAACTTCAGGTACGCATCCCCGCCGGGGTGAAGACCGGCTCCAAAGTGCGGGTGGCAGGCGCGGGACCGGAAGGACTCGATCTCTACCTTGTCATACAGGTCGAGGAGGATGGCCGCTTCGAGCGCGACGGGTACGACCTGACCACGACATCCCCCGTCAGCATCTTTACGTTGATCCTTGGCGGCGAAACACAGGTTGAAACGCCCGCGGGCAGGGTCAAGTTGAGCATCCCGGCCGGCACACAGCCCGACCAGGTCTTTCGGCTGGCGGGACGCGGGATGCCTCATTTGCAAAAGAACAACCCAAAAGGTGACCTGTATGTGAAATTGAAGGTACAGATTCCAAAGTACCTGTCGTCTAGGCAGAGGGAACTCATCGAGGAAGCGTCCCGCATAAAGTTTTAA
- the tmk gene encoding dTMP kinase, with protein MFITLEGPEGSGKTSHIPHLVEFLREKGYTVFPTREPGGTSISEQVRDILHDMKNAEMHPRTETLLYQAARAQIVEQVIQPRLADGEIVISDRYYDSTIAYQGYGHQQNLEDIRALVKYATGGLTPDLTILLDLDVEVGLRRKKKDNEWNRLDAYTIEFHRRVRAGYLEMVKSEPQRWVVVNAGQAWESVQAELRKVIVERLEG; from the coding sequence ATGTTCATCACCCTCGAAGGACCCGAAGGCTCGGGAAAAACATCCCATATTCCCCATCTCGTTGAATTTCTGCGCGAGAAGGGATATACCGTCTTTCCCACCCGCGAACCGGGCGGAACCTCCATCAGCGAGCAGGTCCGCGATATTCTGCATGACATGAAAAATGCGGAGATGCATCCGCGCACGGAGACCTTGCTTTACCAGGCCGCGCGCGCCCAGATCGTGGAGCAGGTCATCCAGCCGCGCCTGGCGGACGGCGAGATCGTCATCTCCGACCGCTATTATGATTCCACCATCGCCTATCAGGGTTATGGGCATCAGCAGAATCTGGAGGACATCCGCGCATTGGTCAAATACGCAACAGGCGGCTTGACCCCCGACCTGACCATCCTGCTCGACCTCGATGTGGAGGTGGGGCTAAGAAGAAAGAAGAAAGATAACGAGTGGAATCGCCTGGATGCCTACACCATTGAATTCCATCGCCGAGTCCGCGCAGGGTATTTGGAGATGGTGAAATCCGAACCGCAACGCTGGGTGGTGGTGAATGCGGGGCAGGCGTGGGAGTCCGTGCAGGCGGAGTTGAGGAAAGTAATCGTTGAAAGATTGGAAGGTTGA
- a CDS encoding phosphoglucomutase/phosphomannomutase family protein, with translation MPIHFGTDGWRAVISDSFTFSNLRMVSQAIADAVASDHWDKSINADPKKIVVGFDTRFLSDRFAGEVARVLAANGFTVLLAQSDSPTPAISYAVKNNHAIAGVMITASHNAPRYNGVKLKGAFGGSALSEQCRRVEVYINDNEEQARGPNLMDFKKAREAGLIRKFNPLTAYFEHLRKLINTDIIADNPQRFVVDAMYGSGRGVIKAFLQGTGCEIAEIRGEMNPGFGGVHPEPIAKYLGPLSSAVSSGLGNFGVVTDGDADRIGAMDERGNFVDPHKIMALSLRYLVEKRGMSGAVVRTVSTTRMIDRLAKRYGLTLHETPVGFSHIADYMMKEDVLIGGEESGGISFKGHIPEGDGPIMGLLLVEMLAEAKKSLTEMVDDLLADVGPAMYERVDLRLSRPVAKAEMTEFLTQKAPAEIGGQKVSEVSQRDGVKYIMADDSWLLIRPSGTEPVLRVYAEGRTRDMVKSLLDYGKVVAESAV, from the coding sequence ATGCCCATTCATTTCGGCACGGACGGCTGGCGCGCCGTCATCTCGGACAGCTTTACATTCAGCAATTTACGCATGGTCTCACAAGCCATTGCGGATGCAGTCGCTTCAGACCATTGGGATAAATCCATAAATGCCGACCCTAAAAAAATAGTGGTTGGGTTCGATACCCGCTTTCTCTCCGACCGTTTTGCCGGGGAGGTGGCGCGGGTGCTGGCCGCAAACGGATTTACGGTGTTACTGGCACAGTCCGATTCGCCCACGCCCGCCATCTCCTATGCCGTAAAGAACAACCATGCCATCGCGGGTGTCATGATCACCGCTTCACACAATGCGCCGCGCTATAACGGCGTGAAGTTGAAGGGCGCCTTTGGCGGCTCGGCGCTCTCCGAACAATGCCGCCGCGTGGAAGTGTACATCAATGACAACGAGGAACAGGCGCGCGGTCCCAATCTGATGGATTTCAAAAAGGCGCGCGAGGCCGGGTTGATCCGGAAGTTCAACCCATTGACAGCGTATTTCGAGCATCTACGGAAGTTGATCAACACGGACATAATCGCGGACAATCCCCAGCGTTTCGTGGTGGATGCAATGTACGGCTCCGGGCGCGGCGTGATTAAGGCCTTTTTGCAGGGGACAGGCTGTGAGATCGCGGAAATTCGCGGCGAGATGAACCCGGGTTTCGGCGGCGTGCATCCCGAACCGATTGCGAAATACCTCGGTCCGCTTTCGAGCGCGGTCAGCTCCGGGCTTGGTAACTTTGGCGTGGTGACAGACGGCGACGCAGACCGCATCGGCGCGATGGATGAACGCGGCAATTTTGTTGATCCGCACAAGATCATGGCGCTTTCGCTGAGATATCTGGTTGAAAAACGCGGCATGAGCGGCGCGGTAGTGCGGACCGTCTCCACCACGCGCATGATCGACCGCCTGGCAAAACGCTATGGGTTGACATTGCATGAAACGCCGGTCGGTTTTAGTCACATTGCGGATTACATGATGAAGGAGGATGTCCTGATCGGCGGCGAGGAATCAGGCGGGATTTCATTCAAGGGGCATATCCCCGAAGGTGACGGTCCCATCATGGGCTTACTGCTGGTGGAGATGCTTGCAGAGGCGAAGAAATCCCTCACGGAAATGGTGGATGACCTGCTCGCCGATGTCGGTCCTGCCATGTACGAGCGCGTGGATCTGCGCCTCAGCCGTCCCGTTGCCAAGGCTGAAATGACGGAATTTCTCACCCAGAAAGCGCCGGCCGAGATCGGCGGTCAAAAAGTGAGTGAGGTCAGCCAGCGTGACGGCGTGAAATATATTATGGCGGATGACTCGTGGCTGCTCATCCGCCCGTCTGGGACGGAACCCGTCCTGCGTGTGTATGCCGAAGGCCGCACGAGGGATATGGTCAAATCGCTTTTGGATTATGGAAAGGTCGTGGCTGAAAGCGCGGTATAG
- a CDS encoding R3H domain-containing nucleic acid-binding protein, with product MTQHRITDDLEALLDVLPSNIRHAVEKANNSDNLLEIVIDLGRLPAARFVEGEIVLSDKEIARTEIDHITERIGNFDADNRAGMERTLHRISAIRNRLGVIVGLTCRVGRAVYGTVDIIQDIIESGKSVLILGRPGVGKTTLLREAARILAENKRVVIVDTSNEIGGDGDVPHPAVGRARRMQVREPMLQHEVMIEAVENHNPEVIVIDEIGRELEALAARTIAERGVQLIGTAHGQTLDNLLLNPTLSDLVGGIEAVTLSDEEARRRGTQKTVLERRAPPTFDVLIEIQHRERFAVHLDIMSAVDSLLRDAPILPEIRTRDEAGQVQIEKAKPTTKMDTKTPRRTRMPVSVSEELSPRSESINPPVIATANLGARLQTVRVFAYGVARNRLMQAAKRLGVPAVVVTDVNEANVLVTLRTYYRNREATVIEAEGRGMPIYVLRANTVAQVEQFLGDLYNLTEQQHPRDSMEDVRDQTKQAIAAVLNGERWVDLPPGPSLVRRIQHEMARNAELVSHSYGKEPRRHVRIFRE from the coding sequence ATGACCCAACACCGAATTACAGACGACCTCGAAGCCCTGCTCGACGTGCTGCCTTCCAATATTCGCCATGCGGTGGAAAAGGCGAACAACAGCGATAACCTGCTGGAGATCGTCATTGACCTCGGGCGCCTGCCCGCCGCGCGCTTTGTCGAAGGCGAGATCGTGCTTTCCGACAAGGAGATCGCCCGTACAGAAATCGACCACATCACCGAGCGCATCGGCAACTTTGACGCCGACAACCGCGCCGGCATGGAACGCACCCTCCACCGCATCTCCGCCATCCGCAACCGGCTTGGCGTCATCGTCGGTTTAACCTGCCGCGTCGGCCGCGCCGTGTACGGCACCGTGGACATCATCCAGGACATCATCGAATCGGGCAAGTCCGTGCTGATTCTCGGACGCCCCGGCGTCGGAAAGACCACGCTGCTGCGGGAAGCCGCGCGCATCCTCGCGGAAAACAAACGCGTGGTCATTGTGGATACCTCCAACGAGATCGGCGGCGACGGCGACGTGCCGCATCCCGCGGTGGGCAGGGCGCGCCGCATGCAGGTCCGCGAACCGATGCTCCAGCACGAAGTGATGATCGAAGCGGTGGAGAACCACAACCCCGAAGTCATCGTCATCGACGAGATCGGGCGCGAACTCGAAGCCCTCGCCGCGCGCACCATCGCCGAACGCGGCGTGCAGCTCATCGGCACGGCGCACGGCCAGACCCTCGACAATCTTTTGCTCAACCCAACGCTGAGCGACCTCGTCGGCGGCATCGAAGCGGTGACACTCTCAGACGAGGAAGCCCGCCGGCGCGGCACCCAGAAAACAGTATTGGAACGACGCGCGCCGCCCACCTTCGATGTGCTGATCGAGATCCAGCACCGCGAGCGTTTTGCCGTCCACCTCGACATCATGTCCGCGGTGGATTCGCTCCTGCGCGACGCGCCCATCCTGCCCGAGATCCGCACGCGCGACGAAGCAGGCCAGGTTCAGATCGAGAAAGCCAAGCCGACCACCAAGATGGATACAAAAACGCCTCGCCGCACGCGGATGCCTGTTTCCGTTTCCGAGGAACTTTCGCCGCGCTCCGAGTCGATCAATCCGCCTGTCATCGCCACAGCCAATCTTGGCGCCAGATTGCAGACCGTGCGCGTGTTCGCCTACGGCGTGGCGCGCAACCGGCTGATGCAGGCCGCAAAGAGACTCGGCGTGCCCGCCGTGGTGGTGACCGATGTGAACGAAGCCAACGTGCTGGTCACCCTGCGGACGTATTACCGCAACCGCGAAGCGACCGTGATCGAAGCCGAGGGGCGCGGGATGCCGATCTATGTATTGCGCGCGAACACGGTCGCCCAGGTGGAGCAGTTCCTCGGCGACCTGTACAACCTGACCGAGCAACAGCACCCGCGTGACAGCATGGAGGATGTGCGCGACCAGACCAAGCAGGCCATCGCTGCCGTGCTGAACGGCGAACGCTGGGTGGACCTGCCGCCGGGTCCCTCGCTTGTGCGCCGCATCCAGCACGAAATGGCACGCAATGCCGAATTGGTTTCCCATTCCTATGGCAAGGAACCGCGCAGGCATGTGAGGATTTTCAGGGAGTAG
- a CDS encoding ClbS/DfsB family four-helix bundle protein: MTEQWMPGDKQELMTAIEREWKALIELAESLTDEQMSAPDAGGWSPRDNLAHLAEWMNILMGCHMDKRPAHEVIGVAKDIVKGWDMEVINPVLFERNRNRPRREVMGMLKQAYVQLTAKLNSMSFDDLMKPRHAEDPEKRPLLLWVLGNTTEHFQEHRETIERESRKQ; this comes from the coding sequence ATGACCGAGCAATGGATGCCCGGCGATAAACAGGAATTAATGACTGCCATCGAGCGGGAGTGGAAAGCCCTGATCGAACTCGCCGAATCGCTGACCGACGAGCAAATGTCCGCGCCGGATGCGGGCGGATGGTCGCCCAGGGATAACCTCGCCCACCTCGCCGAATGGATGAACATCCTGATGGGCTGCCACATGGACAAGCGTCCCGCGCATGAAGTCATCGGCGTTGCAAAGGACATCGTCAAGGGCTGGGATATGGAAGTCATCAATCCCGTATTGTTCGAACGGAACAGGAACCGTCCGCGCCGCGAAGTGATGGGGATGTTGAAACAGGCATACGTCCAGTTGACAGCGAAGCTCAACTCCATGAGTTTCGACGACCTGATGAAGCCGCGTCACGCCGAGGACCCCGAAAAGCGTCCGCTATTATTGTGGGTGCTGGGCAACACCACCGAGCACTTTCAGGAACACCGCGAAACCATCGAAAGAGAATCCAGGAAGCAATGA
- a CDS encoding TIGR00730 family Rossman fold protein: protein MKSICVFCGSSDAVHADYKTAAFHLGVTLAQRGIRLIYGGGRTGLMGEVANGTLSAGGEVIGVIIPSMNTPALAHTGLTRMEVAPDMHGRKARMHELADGYIALPGGFGTWDELFETITWAQTGAHEKPVGLLNVKQYYDPLLAAMDHAVAEGFVFSEHRKSVFCESTPDELLEKMAKYQHPRGAVKRWLKES, encoded by the coding sequence ATGAAATCAATCTGTGTTTTTTGCGGGTCATCCGATGCGGTTCATGCAGACTATAAGACTGCCGCATTTCACTTGGGCGTGACCCTCGCCCAAAGAGGCATCCGCCTGATCTACGGCGGCGGCAGGACGGGCTTGATGGGCGAAGTGGCAAATGGGACTTTGTCCGCCGGCGGCGAGGTGATCGGTGTCATCATCCCCTCCATGAATACGCCGGCGCTCGCCCATACCGGTCTCACCCGCATGGAGGTGGCTCCCGACATGCACGGCCGCAAGGCGCGCATGCACGAGCTCGCGGACGGCTACATTGCCCTGCCCGGCGGATTCGGCACTTGGGACGAACTCTTTGAGACCATCACCTGGGCGCAGACCGGCGCGCATGAAAAGCCGGTGGGTTTGCTGAACGTGAAACAATATTATGATCCCCTGCTGGCGGCCATGGACCATGCCGTGGCGGAAGGCTTCGTCTTCTCTGAACATCGAAAATCCGTGTTCTGCGAATCGACACCCGATGAATTATTGGAAAAGATGGCGAAGTACCAACATCCGCGCGGGGCGGTGAAGAGATGGTTGAAGGAGAGTTAA
- a CDS encoding DUF389 domain-containing protein, whose amino-acid sequence MSFSDNPIDPTQPPRRPQEDGVSAQRIRRRRATRRSSIPADAQGQAALIASLARRAYPSVELFVFSLVCGAILGLGLLLDSAAVLLLGILVAPLMTPWVGFLLAVLTGSLRFLFETVMALLISIALVFTGGLLTGFAARIWPDVARGNVHVHSQLWFPALLVLAIGAVTLVISFARSEERPFLSSVIVAYAFFLPVSAGGFGLGSGLPDVWPQSLLVFMTHFALAGLLGLVTLLVLRLRPSLEGIIFSGIALVLFAVILFALMRPGFPFRRDAVIESTPTIQTSAPPSPTFSPPPTTTSSASPSSTSASLTPTEETPSPVPLTLEVTLPPTTTPTVTMTIPPTPVYGRISASEGGGANLRETPGAGGKYLMTLLNGTIVETYSEFNVLNGVTWVKIYATVNGQPIEGWLLESAVAYATPAPNFEASSTPAP is encoded by the coding sequence ATGTCATTTTCTGACAATCCGATCGATCCAACACAACCGCCTCGCCGGCCTCAGGAAGACGGCGTTTCGGCACAGCGCATCCGCCGCAGGCGCGCCACGCGCCGCTCCTCCATCCCGGCCGATGCGCAGGGACAGGCGGCGTTAATCGCCTCCCTTGCGAGGCGCGCGTATCCCTCGGTTGAGTTGTTCGTCTTTTCCCTCGTTTGCGGCGCGATCCTTGGACTCGGCCTTTTGCTTGACTCAGCGGCCGTGCTCTTGCTCGGCATTCTCGTCGCGCCATTGATGACTCCCTGGGTGGGATTCCTGCTTGCCGTCCTGACAGGCTCCCTACGCTTTCTTTTCGAAACGGTCATGGCCCTGCTCATCAGTATTGCGCTTGTTTTCACCGGCGGCCTGTTGACGGGATTTGCGGCACGCATCTGGCCCGATGTTGCGCGGGGGAATGTCCATGTCCATTCGCAGTTATGGTTTCCCGCGCTGCTCGTGCTTGCCATCGGCGCGGTGACGTTGGTGATATCCTTTGCGCGTTCCGAAGAAAGACCCTTCCTGTCCAGCGTGATCGTCGCATACGCATTTTTTCTGCCGGTCAGTGCCGGCGGTTTCGGCCTCGGCTCCGGCTTGCCGGATGTCTGGCCTCAGAGCCTGCTCGTCTTCATGACACATTTTGCGCTGGCAGGTTTGTTGGGGTTGGTCACGCTCCTTGTCCTGCGGCTTCGCCCCTCTCTTGAAGGGATCATTTTCAGCGGCATTGCCCTTGTGCTTTTCGCTGTGATTCTATTTGCCTTGATGCGCCCAGGCTTCCCGTTCCGCAGGGACGCGGTCATTGAATCCACCCCCACGATTCAAACCTCCGCGCCTCCCTCCCCGACCTTCAGTCCGCCGCCGACAACGACAAGCAGTGCCAGCCCTTCAAGCACCTCCGCTTCCCTCACCCCGACAGAGGAAACACCAAGCCCTGTGCCGTTGACGTTGGAAGTGACCCTGCCTCCCACTACAACGCCCACCGTCACGATGACCATTCCACCGACGCCGGTCTATGGAAGAATCTCCGCGAGCGAGGGCGGCGGCGCAAATTTAAGGGAAACCCCCGGTGCCGGCGGGAAATATTTGATGACCCTGCTGAATGGTACGATTGTGGAGACGTATTCGGAGTTCAATGTATTGAATGGCGTGACATGGGTAAAGATCTATGCGACGGTTAATGGACAACCAATCGAGGGCTGGCTCCTGGAATCTGCCGTGGCGTATGCCACGCCCGCTCCAAACTTTGAGGCTTCGTCCACACCGGCCCCGTAA
- a CDS encoding BrnT family toxin, whose translation MKPEFEWDPQKAQKNLQKHEVAFDEASSVFDDPMFITLLDYEHSDDEERYITIGISNKTRLLLVAHTERENRIRIISARKATKHEEKFYEETG comes from the coding sequence ATGAAACCTGAGTTCGAGTGGGATCCCCAAAAAGCGCAAAAGAATCTTCAGAAACACGAAGTCGCTTTCGATGAAGCGAGTTCGGTTTTCGATGACCCTATGTTCATTACCCTGCTGGATTACGAACACTCCGACGACGAAGAACGCTATATCACCATCGGCATCTCGAACAAAACCAGACTTTTATTGGTGGCACATACCGAACGAGAAAATCGCATCCGCATAATCAGTGCCAGAAAGGCGACGAAACATGAAGAAAAATTCTACGAAGAAACAGGATGA